A genomic window from Dethiosulfovibrio salsuginis includes:
- a CDS encoding TRAP transporter substrate-binding protein, with product MKRFFVLFLGVAMSIAMVSVGFAKARTIKLAHVVNEQDAFHVCALKFKEVVEQGSDGSLKVTVFPNAKLGDERTLLESLRMGVVDAAIITGGPIVNFMPRFGVFDLPFLFRDPDHAYAVLDGPIGQGLLDEMEGFGWKGLAYGERGFRNLTNSVRPVAVPDDVKGLKIRLMQNPIYVDTFKELGANAVPMAWTEALTALQQRTIDGQENPLNVIVSFKLYESQKHLSLTRHAYAPNVIMMSMATWKKLTPEEQNVVLEGARAGAKANRDLDNEKEEEWMAFLRGQGMEIVEPDLAAFRNAVAPVYEKYGDQFGEGTVQAILDTE from the coding sequence ATGAAGAGGTTTTTTGTGCTGTTTTTAGGGGTGGCTATGTCCATAGCCATGGTTTCCGTCGGTTTCGCCAAGGCCAGGACCATAAAGCTCGCCCACGTGGTCAACGAGCAGGACGCCTTTCACGTGTGCGCCCTGAAGTTTAAGGAGGTCGTGGAACAAGGCAGCGACGGTAGTCTTAAGGTCACCGTGTTCCCTAACGCCAAGCTAGGGGACGAGAGGACCCTCCTTGAGAGCCTCAGGATGGGAGTGGTGGACGCCGCCATAATCACCGGTGGTCCTATAGTGAACTTTATGCCCCGTTTTGGGGTTTTCGATCTGCCTTTCCTCTTCAGGGATCCCGACCACGCCTACGCCGTGCTGGACGGTCCTATCGGCCAGGGACTTCTGGACGAGATGGAGGGCTTCGGCTGGAAGGGCCTCGCCTACGGCGAGAGAGGGTTTAGAAACCTCACCAACAGCGTCAGGCCGGTGGCGGTCCCCGACGACGTAAAGGGCCTCAAGATCAGGCTGATGCAGAACCCTATCTACGTGGATACCTTCAAAGAGCTCGGCGCTAACGCCGTGCCCATGGCCTGGACCGAGGCACTGACGGCCCTCCAGCAAAGGACCATCGACGGTCAGGAAAACCCACTTAACGTCATAGTGTCCTTTAAGCTCTACGAGAGCCAGAAGCATCTGTCACTAACCAGACACGCCTACGCCCCTAACGTGATTATGATGAGCATGGCGACCTGGAAAAAGCTTACCCCTGAGGAGCAGAACGTCGTCCTCGAGGGAGCTAGGGCGGGAGCTAAGGCCAACAGGGATCTGGACAACGAGAAGGAAGAGGAGTGGATGGCCTTTTTGAGGGGTCAGGGCATGGAGATAGTGGAGCCCGATCTGGCTGCCTTCAGGAACGCTGTGGCCCCTGTGTACGAAAAGTACGGAGATCAGTTCGGAGAGGGCACCGTTCAGGCCATACTGGATACTGAGTAA
- a CDS encoding FadR/GntR family transcriptional regulator: METKRKALIDRIMEMSRQGRFVSGKLPSERDFAQELEVSRGSLREALVTMEGMGIVEIRGREGVFVVQRPERLDLSLSAVMLWPDRTMDHLMEMRKLVEIPAAGLAAKRMDGADMDKIRKCLMELERVDRSPEEDGARWDSLLHMSVVEGAKNPLISRVFEGLALLMERYIGNTRRQLFATPGLPEAVLDQHRRLVEALENGDDIGAMRITEEHLEMADRLFREGL, translated from the coding sequence ATGGAAACTAAGAGAAAGGCCCTCATAGACAGGATTATGGAAATGTCCCGACAGGGACGGTTTGTATCGGGCAAGCTGCCCTCGGAGAGGGATTTTGCCCAGGAACTGGAGGTCAGCAGAGGCTCCCTTCGGGAAGCACTGGTCACCATGGAGGGCATGGGGATCGTGGAGATAAGAGGTAGGGAAGGGGTCTTCGTGGTACAGAGACCGGAACGCCTGGACCTATCCCTCTCGGCGGTGATGCTCTGGCCCGACCGCACCATGGACCACCTTATGGAGATGAGAAAGCTGGTGGAGATCCCGGCGGCAGGGCTTGCGGCCAAGAGGATGGACGGAGCGGATATGGATAAGATCAGAAAGTGTCTGATGGAGCTTGAGAGGGTTGACCGATCCCCTGAGGAGGACGGAGCCAGATGGGACTCGCTGCTTCATATGTCGGTGGTGGAGGGGGCGAAAAATCCCCTCATATCCAGAGTCTTCGAGGGGCTTGCCCTGCTGATGGAGCGGTATATAGGCAACACCAGAAGGCAGCTGTTCGCCACCCCTGGGTTGCCTGAAGCGGTTTTAGATCAGCACAGAAGGCTCGTGGAGGCCCTGGAGAACGGTGACGACATAGGGGCCATGAGGATCACCGAGGAACACCTGGAGATGGCGGACAGGCTTTTTAGGGAAGGGCTCTAA
- a CDS encoding regulatory protein RecX, whose translation MEEHESYLQKLLSRGAYTKGDLRRKLKARGCPSDFADGLLDRYEELGLIDDQVYAVLFVDSHPDWSIRRISDSLREKGVSRDFIAYALEEGEIDEDQRAAELVRGWRPSVEDRRIVGRLERRGFPRSVIFRAVRALP comes from the coding sequence ATGGAAGAACACGAGTCATACCTTCAAAAGCTCCTGTCCAGAGGAGCCTACACCAAAGGGGACCTCAGGCGAAAGCTGAAGGCCAGAGGCTGTCCATCCGATTTCGCCGATGGCCTCTTGGACCGATACGAGGAGCTTGGCCTGATAGACGACCAGGTTTACGCCGTCCTTTTCGTCGACAGCCATCCCGACTGGTCGATCCGCCGTATATCCGATTCCCTCAGGGAAAAGGGGGTTTCCAGAGACTTTATCGCCTACGCCCTGGAGGAGGGGGAGATAGACGAGGATCAGAGGGCCGCCGAGCTGGTTAGAGGCTGGCGACCATCGGTGGAGGACCGTCGAATAGTGGGACGGCTTGAACGAAGGGGCTTTCCTCGTTCGGTGATCTTCAGGGCTGTTAGAGCCCTTCCCTAA